A single Salmo trutta chromosome 14, fSalTru1.1, whole genome shotgun sequence DNA region contains:
- the LOC115147282 gene encoding myosin-11-like isoform X3, translated as MANKKQMTEDEKFLFLDKDFINSPMAQADWSAKKLVWIPSEKNGFEAASVKEEHGDECLVELADNGKKVTVNKDDIQKMNPPKFSKVEDMAELTCLNEASVLHNIRERYFSGLIYTYSGLFCVVVNPYKMLPIYSEKIIEMYKGKKRHEVPPHIYSITDNAYRNMMQDREDQSILCTGESGAGKTENTKKVIQYLALVASSHKGKKDTSATQPGAFVHGELEKQLLQANPILEAFGNAKTIKNDNSSRFGKFIRINFDVTGYIVGANIETYLLEKSRCIRQAKTERAFHIFYYMVAGVKDKLREELLLENFSAYRFLIAGHVSISGQQDDEMYEETMEAMNIMGITEEERTGILKVCSTVLQLGNIEFKKERNQEQATMPDNTAAQKVCHLQGINVVDFTRAILTPRIKVGREVVQKAQTKEQADFAIEALAKAMYERLFRWLLARVNKALDKTKRQGASFLGILDIAGFEIFEDNSFEQLCINYTNEKLQQLFNHTMFVLEQEEYQREGIEWSFIDFGLDLQPCIELIERPNNPPGILALLDEECWFPKATDISFVEKLMNTQASHIKFSKPKQLKSKTEFSVHHYAGKVDYNADNWLTKNMDPLNDNVIALLNSSSNTFIQDLWKDADRVVGLETMAKMSDSSMPSGSKTKKGMFRTVGQLYKESLAKLMTTLHNTQPNFVRCIIPNHEKRAGKLDAHLVLDQLKCNGVLEGIRICRQGFPNRILFQEFRQRYEILAASAIPKGFMDGKQACGLMIKHLDLDPNLYRIGQSKIFFRTGVLAQLEEERDLKITVVIIAFQSQARGFLARKAFAKRQQQLMAMKVIQRNCAAYLKLRNWQWWRLFTKVKPLLQVTRQEEEMGLKDEELQKAKESAVKYESELKEITLKHTTIMEERNALQEQLQAETELYAEAEEMRVRLAAKKQELEEILHEMEARLEEEEDRAQALQVDKKKMQQQMQDLEEHLEEEEDARQKLQLEKVACEGKIKKLEDDVLVMEDHNTKLLKERKLMEERLADFSSNLAEEEEKSKNLTKLKNKHESMISELEVRLKKEEKGRQELDKAKRKLEAESNDLQEQIADLLAQIAELKAQLAKKEEELQAALARLEDEMAQKNNALKKIRELEGHISDLQEDLDSERQARNKTEKARRDLGEELEALKSELEDTLDSTATQQELRAKREQEVTLLKKAMDDEGRTHEAQVQEMRQKHTQAVEELTEQLEQSKRVKSNLDKAKQALEKETSELTVEVRSLTTAKQDVENKKRKVEGQLNELQARFTDSEKQKGELGERCSKITIELESVTNLLNEAEGKNIKLSKDVSTLSAQVQDTQELLAEETRQKLQFSTKLRQMEDDRNSLQEQLEEEVEAKRNVERHVSTLNIQLSDSKKKLEEMAGNNELLEESKKRLQRDLEASNTQFEEKASAYDKLEKTKNRLQQELEDILMDLDNQRTIVSNLEKKQKKFDQMLAEEKTISSKYADERDRAEAEAREKETKALSLARALEEAQDSREELERANKSLRTEMEDLVSSKDDVGKSVHELEKGKRGLEAQVEEMKTQLEELEDELQAAEDAKLRLEVNMQALKAQFERDLVGRDEMGEEKKRQLIKQVRELETELEDERKQRATAAAAKKKLEGDMKDLEGQIEMSNKGRDEAIKQLRKIQAQMKDFQRELEDARAAREEVLGTAKESERKAKSLEAELMQIQEELAAAERARKQAEAERDELSDELASNTSGKSALSDEKRRLEAKISQLEEELEEESSNMEILNDRLRKSTQQVDQLNNELQTERTTSQKNESARQQMERQNKDLKAKLQEMENQVKSKFKSSITALEAKVAQLEEQVEQESRDKQAVAKGLRQKDKKLKDLMIQVEDERKQAEQYKEQAEKGNTRMKQLKRQLEESEEESQRITAARRKLQRELDESTEANDAMSREVNSLKSKLRGNPIPEPKE; from the exons TGGGGAGTCTGGTGCAGGTAAGACAGAGAACACCAAGAAGGTCATCCAGTATCTGGCTCTAGTGGCCTCCTCTCACAAAGGCAAGAAGGACACCAGTGCT ACACAGCCAGGAGCATTTGTCCAC GGGGAGCTGGAAAAGCAGCTTCTGCAGGCTAACCCCATCCTGGAGGCCTTCGGGAACGCCAAGACCATCAAAAATGACAACTCTTCCCGATTT GGTAAATTCATCCGCATCAACTTTGACGTGACTGGCTACATCGTCGGAGCCAACATTGAAACCT ACCTGCTGGAGAAGTCTCGTTGTATCAGACAGGCCAAGACAGAGAGAGCCTTCCACATCTTCTACTACATGGTGGCTGGGGTCAAGGACAAGCTCCGCG AGGAGCTTCTGCTGGAGAACTTCAGTGCCTACCGTTTCCTGATTGCGGGCCATGTCTCGATCTCGGGCCAGCAGGACGACGAGATGTACGAGGAGACCATGGAGGCCATGAACATCATGGGTATCACTGAGGAAGAGAGGACAG GCATCCTGAAGGTGTGCTCCACGGTGCTGCAGTTGGGAAACATAGAATTCAAgaaggagaggaaccaggagcagGCCACCATGCCTGACAACACAG CGGCTCAGAAGGTGTGCCACCTCCAAGGCATCAACGTGGTAGACTTCACCAGAGCCATCCTCACGCCTCGCATCAAAGTGGGCAGAGAGGTGGTGCAGAAGGCCCAGACCAAAGAGCAG GCTGACTTTGCCATAGAGGCCTTGGCCAAGGCTATGTACGAGCGTCTGTTCCGCTGGCTGCTAGCTAGGGTCAACAAGGCTCTGGACAAGACCAAACGCCAGGGAGCGTCCTTCTTGGGCATCCTCGACATTGCTGGCTTTGAGATCTTTGAG GATAACTCCTTTGAGCAGCTGTGCATCAACTACACAAACGAGAAGCTGCAGCAGCTGTTCAACCACACCATGTTCGTCCTGGAGCAAGAGGAGTACCAGAGGGAGGGAATTGAATGGAGCTTCATCGACTTCGGCCTGGACCTGCAGCCCTGCATTGAGCTCATTGAGAGGCCG AACAATCCTCCTGGTATTCTGGCCCTGTTGGATGAGGAGTGCTGGTTCCCCAAAGCCACAGACATCTCCTTCGTGGAGAAACTCATGAACACCCAGGCCAGCCACATCAAGTTCAGCAAACCCAAACAGCTGAAGAGCAAGACAGAGTTCTCTGTGCACCACTACGCTGGAAAG GTGGACTACAATGCTGATAATTGGTTGACAAAGAACATGGACCCTCTCAACGACAACGTCATAGCACTGCTTAACAGCTCGTCCAACACGTTTATCCAGGATCTCTGGAAAGATG CGGACCGCGTGGTGGGCCTGGAGACCATGGCCAAGATGTCCGACAGCTCCATGCCCAGCGGCTCCAAGACCAAGAAGGGCATGTTCCGGACCGTGGGTCAGCTCTACAAGGAGTCCCTGGCCAAGCTCATGACCACGCTGCACAACACCCAGCCCAACTTCGTCAGATGTATCATCCCTAACCACGAGAAGAGG GCGGGGAAACTGGACGCCCATCTGGTCTTGGATCAGCTGAAGTGCAACGGTGTGTTGGAGGGCATCCGTATCTGCCGGCAAGGATTCCCCAACCGAATCCTCTTCCAGGAGTTCCGTCAGCG TTACGAGATCCTGGCGGCTAGTGCTATTCCCAAGGGATTCATGGATGGCAAACAGGCGTGTGGTCTCATG ATTAAGCACCTGGATCTGGACCCCAATTTGTACCGGATTGGTCAGAGTAAGATCTTCTTCCGTACCGGTGTGTTGGCCCAGCTCGAGGAGGAGAGAGATCTGAAGATTACGGTGGTCATTATCGCCTTCCAGTCCCAGGCTAGAGGTTTCCTGGCCAGAAA GGCCTTTGCTAAGAGACAGCAGCAACTGATGGCTATGAAGGTGATTCAGAGGAACTGTGCTGCCTACCTCAAACTCAGGAATTGGCAGTGGTGGAGACTCTTCACCAAg GTCAAGCCTCTGTTGCAAGTGACCCgccaggaggaggagatgggccTGAAGGACGAGGAGCTGCAGAAGGCCAAGGAGTCTGCAGTGAAGTACGAATCAGAGCTGAAGGAGATCACCCTGAAACACACAACA ATTATGGAGGAGAGGAACGCATTGCAGGAGCAGCTGCAGGCTGAGACCGAGCTGTATGCAGAGGCGGAAGAGATGAGGGTGCGTCTGGCCGCTAAGaagcaggagctggaggagatccTCCATGAAATGGAGGCCAggttggaagaggaggaagaccGCGCTCAGGCCCTGCAGGTGGACAAGAAAAAGATGCAGCAACAGATGCAG GACCTGGAGGAGcatctggaggaggaggaggatgcccGTCAGAAGCTGCAGCTGGAGAAGGTAGCATGTGAAGGCAAGATCAAGAAGTTAGAGGACGATGTCTTAGTGATGGAGGACCACAACACCAAACTGTTAAAG GAGAGGAAACTAATGGAAGAGAGGTTAGCAGATTTCAGCTCCAACCTggcagaggaggaagagaagtcCAAAAACCTGACCAAGCTCAAGAACAAACACGAATCGATGATCTCTGAACTTGAGG TCCGTctgaagaaggaggagaagggtCGGCAAGAGCTGGACAAAGCAAAGCGTAAGCTGGAGGCGGAGTCTAACGACCTCCAGGAGCAGATAGCCGACCTGCTGGCCCAGATCGCTGAGCTCAAAGCCCAGCTGGCTAAGAAGGAGGAGGAGCTACAGGCTGCTCTGGCCAG GCTGGAGGACGAGATGGCCCAGAAGAACAATGCCCTAAAGAAGATCCGGGAGCTCGAGGGCCACATCTCAGACCTTCAGGAGGACCTGGACTCAGAGCGCCAGGCCAGGAACAAGACTGAGAAGGCCAGGAGGGACCTGGGAGAGGAGCTGGAGGCCCTCAAATCTGAGCTGGAGGATACACTTGACAGCACCGCTACCCAGCAGGAGCTCCG GGCGAAGAGAGAACAGGAGGTGACCCTGTTGAAGAAGGCCATGGACGACGAGGGTCGGACCCACGAGGCCCAGGTGCAGGAGAtgagacagaaacacacccagGCCGTAGAGGAGCTCACAGAGCAGCTGGAGCAGTCCAAACGG GTGAAGTCGAACCTGGACAAGGCCAAGCAGGCCCTGGAGAAGGAGACGTCGGAGCTGACGGTGGAGGTGCGCTCCCTGACCACGGCCAAACAGGACGTGGAGAACAAGAAGAGGAAGGTCGAAGGTCAGCTGAATGAGCTGCAGGCACGCTTCACCGACAGCGAGAAGCAGAAGGGCGAACTGGGAGAGCGCTGCTCCAAGATCACT ATTGAACTAGAGAGTGTCACCAACCTCCTGAATGAAGCCGAGGGGAAGAACATCAAGCTGAGCAAAGATGTCTCCACCCTCAGCGCCCAAGTCCAagacacacaa gagctgctggctgaggagACCCGTCAGAAGCTGCAGTTCTCCACGAAGCTGCGTCAGATGGAGGACGACCGCAACAGTCTGCAGGAacagctggaggaggaggtggaggccaAGAGGAACGTGGAGAGACACGTGTCCACCCTCAACATACAG CTGTCAGACTCCAAGAAGAAGCTAGAAGAAATGGCCGGCAACAATGAGCTCCTGGAGGAGAGCAAGAAGCGTCTTCAGAGAGACCTGGAAGCGTCCAACACCCAGTTCGAGGAGAAGGCCTCTGCCTACGACAAGCTGGAGAAGACCAAGAACCGTCTGCAGCAGGAGCTAGAGGACATCCTCATGGACCTGGACAACCAGAGGACCATCGTCTCCAACCtggagaagaagcagaagaagttCGACCAG ATGTTGGCCGAGGAGAAGACCATCTCCAGTAAGTACGCTGATGAGAGGGACCGTGCTGAGGCAGAGGCCAgggagaaggagaccaaggcccTGTCTCTGGCCCGTGCTCTGGAGGAGGCCCAGGACAGCAGGGAGGAGCTGGAGAGAGCCAACAAGTCCCTGAGGACTGAGATGGAAGACCTGGTCAGCTCTAAGGACGACGTGGGCAAGAGT GTCCATGAGTTGGAGAAGGGGAAGCGTGGGCTGGAGGCCCAGGTGGAGGAGATGAAGACCCagctggaggagctggaggacGAGCTGCAGGCTGCAGAGGACGCCAAGCTGCGTCTGGAGGTCAACATGCAGGCCCTGAAGGCCCAGTTCGAAAGGGACCTGGTGGGACGTGacgagatgggagaggagaagaagagacagCTCATAAAGCAG GTGCGTGAGTTGGAGACAGAGCTGGAGGACGAGAGGAAGCAGAGAGCCACGGCGGCAGCAGCCAAGAAGAAGCTAGAGGGAGATATGAAGGACCTGGAGGGACAGATCGAGATGTCCAACAAGGGACGTGACGAGGCCATCAAACAGCTGCGCAAGATCCAG GCCCAGATGAAGGACTTCCAGAGGGAACTGGAAGATGCCCGTGCAGCCAGAGAAGAGGTGCTGGGTACGGCCaaggagagcgagaggaaggCCAAGAGTCTGGAGGCTGAGCTCATGCAGATTCAGGAG gagctGGCTGCTGCTGAGAGGGCACGGAAACAAGCAGAGGCTGAGCGGGACGAGCTGTCCGACGAACTAGCCAGCAACACCTCTGGAAA GTCAGCCCTGTCTGATGAAAAACGTCGTCTGGAGGCTAAGATCTCCCAGctggaggaggagctggaggaagagAGCAGTAACATGGAAATCCTCAACGATAGATTGAGGAAGAGCACTCAACAG GTGGACCAGCTGAACAATGAGCTGCAGACCGAGCGCACCACCTCCCAGAAGAACGAGAGCGCCCGGCAGCAGATGGAGAGGCAGAACAAGGACCTAAAGGCCAAGCTGCAGGAGATGGAGAACCAG GTCAAGTCCAAGTTCAAGTCATCCATCACCGCCCTGGAGGCCAAGGTGGCTCAGTTGGAGGAGCAGgtggagcaggagagcagagacaAGCAGGCCGTAGCCAAGGGCCTGCGCCAGAAGGACAAAAAGCTGAAAGATCTGATGATCCAGGTGGAGGACGAGAGGAAACAGGCCGAACAGTACAAGGAACAG gcagAAAAGGGCAACACACGGATGAAGCAGCTGAAGCGCCAGCTGGAGGAGTCGGAGGAGGAGTCTCAGCGCATCACGGCTGCCCGCAGGAAGCTGCAGAGGGAGCTGGATGAGTCCACCGAGGCTAACGATGCCATGAGCCGCGAGGTCAACTCCCTCAAGAGCAAACTCAG AGGCAACCCAATCCCAGAACCCAAGGAGTAA